TCAAGGCGGCGCTTTGAAGACGACGCTGGTGGTTGTCGGAGGGCTAGCTCTCGGATGGCTCACTTTGGAGACGGCCTTCAAGCCCTTCCTTGATCGCCTCCGTGCCGCCATCACCCGCTCCGACCCTGCCGTCGACCCCGATGATGACGTTTCGCCTACCAATGTCCCCGAAGCCGATCCCCATCAGCACGGTGAAGTCGAAGTTGAAGAGAAGGACGGGGAGACTAAATCCTCCGATTAGATGCTTCCTCTGCTGGTAATGCctcttttccccttttttttcccAGCCATTTctagttagggttaggttttgataattattattgaaCTGTTTTTTGAATTAGGTTGTATATCTGTTTAGATTTTGGATGATGGATGCGTTTCTTGAAAGTTGAGGTGATTGGTGATATatggaaataaaattttgatttattcttcAGTGATTGtaaaatttcttgattttaggGTTGAGGATGAAGACACATAGAGAACTAGTTTCCCCTGAATGGCTTTCCTTATGTTGGTTTTGCTGGCTTGTttgattttagggttttgtgcattttcattcattagatttctattattaattgatttgaGGTTCCATGGTTGTTATCATCAAGTGTTTGAtattctttatttgattttagttgATTTTGGAATGGCAAGTAGAGAATACTGAGAACTTATTAGAGAAATGCATAGAGTTTTAGTATTTCTATCAAATTGATGATGTCTTGGATATGTTTGCCAGTTATCTTGTTCTTTTTTCCTTTGCCTGAGCTATTGTTTTCTTGCATGAATATTTAGAtgtgaatttattattaactgGTTGTGGAAGGAATTTTATAtaggaaaaaatagaaattggCCTGTTGTAGGAAGGGTTTAGTGCACCAATGAAGTTGGCCATTTTATTAATAGAGATAGCTTCCTTTACATTGTGAGATAAGATCACTTCTTTCAATCATCCCTGCCCTATGCACCTAATCTTTCTTCAATCTTACCAGTACTGAACTGATTTTGTTGTACTCTTCTTTGGATAGATAGCAATGTCCTCTTGTTAGTTATACTGTGGTAAGTATTTAAATTTAAGGATGGACCAAAACTGCAAAAATCTATAGTTCATCATTCATATTCACAATCTGCTGAAAGGTCTCAATTGTTCTCTTGACCATTGCTTTCCATTTAGCCTTTGAGATTAATGATTTGGTTTGTGCTTtgccagttttttttttttaaaacataaatttgttGCTAATTGGAGGTTCCTTTAGGTAACATATAGCTGAGAAATCAGCTAAAAGAACTTTAAGAGTTCTTGGTCCAAAACATTAGG
This portion of the Dioscorea cayenensis subsp. rotundata cultivar TDr96_F1 chromosome 3, TDr96_F1_v2_PseudoChromosome.rev07_lg8_w22 25.fasta, whole genome shotgun sequence genome encodes:
- the LOC120257666 gene encoding uncharacterized protein LOC120257666 — protein: MGRSGERDQGGALKTTLVVVGGLALGWLTLETAFKPFLDRLRAAITRSDPAVDPDDDVSPTNVPEADPHQHGEVEVEEKDGETKSSD